A single genomic interval of Shewanella halotolerans harbors:
- the pheT gene encoding phenylalanine--tRNA ligase subunit beta, giving the protein MKFSESWLREWVNPSISRDDLSHQITMAGLEVDGVDPVAGDFSGVIVGEVVECGQHPDADKLRVTKINVGQDELIDIVCGAPNCRQGLKVAVAMVGAVLPGDFKIKKAKLRGQPSFGMLCSYGELGIDIESDGIIELPLDAPIGQDVREYLDLNDAVIDVDLTANRADCLGMVGLAREVGVLNRQAVVAPTWEAVTPSIEDAIEIDNQAPSACPRYLGRVVKNVNVKAQSPLWMQEKLRRSGIRSIDPIVDITNYVLIEFGQPMHAFDLAKIDGKIQIRLGDGEEKLTLLDGNEITVPNDTLVIADNSQPLALAGVFGGEYSGVTGETQDILLECAFFAPLAIMGKSRRLGLHTDSSHRFERGVDPELQHKVIDRATRLVLEICGGEAGPVVEAKADEHLPQPANILLRRSKLDRVLGHHIADADVTEILERLGFGVSREDDNWQVVTATYRFDMAIEEDLIEEVARIYGYNNIPNVAPVAALSMPLHKESDIDLKRVRAMMVARGFQEAVTYSFVDPKLQQLVHPGVDAMVLPNPISVEMSAMRLSMFTGLLTAVGYNQSRQQNRVRLFETGLRFVPDANAESGVRQQAMLGAVIAGNQNDEHWSMESKTVDFFDLKGDLEAIIGLTVSEDEFTFKKASHPALHPGQCAEILRNDRVIGVIGAVHPSLEKPFGLNGKTIVFELELDALLHASLPQAQTVSKFPANRRDIAILVDEDVSAGNVVNLIRKVGENQLVGLNLFDVYQGKGVEPGKKSLAIALTLQDNARTLEEKEIAEMVEKVVSELKTEFNALLRD; this is encoded by the coding sequence ATGAAATTCAGTGAGTCTTGGCTTCGTGAGTGGGTCAATCCAAGTATTAGCCGTGACGATTTGTCACATCAGATCACCATGGCGGGTCTGGAAGTCGACGGTGTCGATCCGGTAGCCGGTGATTTTTCAGGCGTGATTGTGGGTGAGGTGGTCGAATGCGGCCAGCACCCAGACGCCGACAAGCTACGTGTAACTAAGATTAATGTTGGTCAGGATGAGTTGATCGATATCGTCTGCGGCGCGCCAAACTGTCGTCAGGGCCTGAAAGTGGCCGTGGCTATGGTCGGTGCCGTCTTACCGGGCGACTTTAAGATTAAGAAGGCCAAGCTACGTGGTCAGCCATCATTTGGCATGCTCTGCTCCTACGGCGAGCTGGGCATCGATATCGAGAGCGACGGCATTATCGAGCTACCGCTCGATGCGCCTATCGGACAAGATGTTCGTGAGTACCTGGACCTTAATGATGCGGTGATCGATGTCGATCTGACCGCCAACCGCGCCGACTGTCTCGGTATGGTGGGTCTGGCCCGCGAAGTAGGTGTACTTAACCGCCAAGCGGTTGTAGCCCCGACATGGGAAGCAGTTACCCCTAGCATCGAAGATGCTATCGAGATCGATAATCAGGCACCTAGCGCCTGTCCACGCTACCTGGGTCGTGTGGTGAAAAACGTTAACGTTAAGGCGCAGTCGCCACTCTGGATGCAGGAAAAACTGCGTCGCAGCGGCATTCGCTCTATCGATCCTATCGTCGACATCACCAACTATGTGTTGATCGAGTTCGGCCAGCCGATGCACGCCTTCGACTTGGCGAAAATCGACGGCAAGATTCAGATCCGTCTGGGTGATGGTGAGGAGAAGCTGACTCTGCTCGATGGCAACGAAATTACCGTACCAAACGATACTCTGGTTATCGCCGATAACAGCCAACCTCTGGCCTTGGCTGGTGTGTTCGGTGGCGAGTACTCGGGTGTGACGGGCGAGACCCAAGATATCCTGCTGGAATGCGCCTTCTTTGCGCCGCTGGCGATCATGGGTAAATCACGTCGTCTTGGCCTGCACACAGACTCGTCACACCGTTTCGAGCGTGGCGTCGACCCTGAGCTGCAACATAAGGTGATCGACCGTGCGACCCGCCTGGTGCTAGAGATCTGTGGCGGCGAAGCCGGCCCTGTGGTTGAAGCAAAGGCAGACGAGCATCTGCCTCAGCCTGCTAACATTCTGCTGCGTCGCAGCAAGCTAGATCGCGTGCTAGGCCATCATATTGCAGATGCCGATGTCACCGAGATCCTTGAGCGTCTTGGCTTTGGCGTGTCGCGTGAGGATGACAACTGGCAGGTTGTGACCGCGACTTACCGTTTCGATATGGCGATCGAAGAAGATCTTATCGAAGAGGTTGCTCGCATCTATGGCTACAACAACATTCCGAATGTTGCGCCTGTTGCGGCCCTTAGCATGCCACTTCACAAAGAGTCTGATATCGACCTTAAGCGCGTGCGCGCCATGATGGTCGCCCGGGGCTTCCAGGAAGCCGTGACTTACAGCTTCGTCGATCCTAAGCTGCAGCAGCTGGTACATCCGGGCGTAGATGCCATGGTGCTGCCAAACCCTATCTCGGTAGAGATGTCGGCCATGCGCTTGTCTATGTTCACCGGTCTGTTGACTGCCGTGGGTTACAACCAGAGCCGTCAGCAAAACCGCGTTCGCCTGTTTGAAACTGGTCTGCGTTTCGTGCCAGATGCCAACGCAGAATCGGGTGTGCGTCAACAGGCTATGTTGGGTGCGGTCATTGCCGGTAACCAAAATGACGAACATTGGTCGATGGAATCAAAAACTGTAGACTTTTTCGACCTTAAGGGCGATCTCGAAGCCATTATCGGCTTGACAGTTTCAGAGGATGAATTTACTTTTAAAAAAGCATCTCATCCGGCGCTTCATCCGGGGCAATGTGCTGAAATCTTAAGAAATGATCGTGTGATTGGTGTCATTGGTGCGGTCCATCCGAGCCTGGAAAAGCCCTTCGGCTTAAATGGTAAAACCATCGTATTCGAGCTCGAATTAGACGCCTTATTGCACGCAAGTTTGCCGCAAGCCCAGACTGTGTCTAAGTTTCCAGCAAACCGACGTGACATTGCCATCCTGGTTGATGAAGATGTCTCGGCAGGAAATGTTGTAAATTTGATAAGAAAAGTTGGCGAAAATCAGTTGGTTGGCTTAAACTTGTTCGATGTATACCAAGGTAAAGGTGTTGAACCAGGTAAAAAGAGTCTGGCGATTGCACTTACACTACAAGACAACGCTCGTACACTTGAAGAGAAAGAAATTGCTGAAATGGTAGAAAAGGTAGTTTCTGAACTCAAGACCGAGTTCAACGCATTGTTGAGGGATTAA
- a CDS encoding PAS domain-containing protein, with amino-acid sequence MNGSQAPMVANEKDEAGSLNTQWKNSLTFKFTIVQFVVAVLIIASSIWLIFSTEKKHHMDTQLSLSQNYGQAVIEQLQQVTSKIETLANTIGIVGETYRGQDEVVKELIPSLLDIGERHQLIAGGGIWPEPGMFGTQKTRNSFFWARDKHDEFQYLDNYNSAEGPGYHQAFWYLPAKYFQDGHTHWSKSYVDPYTKEVMITASVPMRANHSFIGVATVDIALRGLDKRFNFSDQNPLSKGYILALDSYNNLLADPFDESDKQQTAMLGQPLSRLIQRYPQLAPIAKRIETMDQTFSQQIMTNPAYRPEQLEKVLVQTPREERERLTTLINASIRGSHGKTPIVTLELSSDPLFNEPVLVSILTMAQTQWKIILVTPLSSLASQANAIALKIGAFLLLAQLIALLILFIFQHKLFIRPIFQIVSALQSGNLGRLELDANKRHDEVGQLAKAFIARSNQLEIAYASLDASNLALEQQLAMQQLSQQELENKKELINSLLNASQNLICIKDTHGCYSLVNDKFCEVMGIERARVIGMRDSDLYPAHIAEIINHHDRIILGSDQAQSFEQPMPTVHGERIYLITKYPIKDKDGNIIALGAMAVDISSLKAKQAELEQTIKLQGARNTELKQALDAKPQAVVKEGIDPKGLAQLKQIELAQQAILPQVVHQLLRQELQALEQIFIQLRQLDAADIDEPQLAKFTEALTSQIDIIRHGQSLISADITDVRATVADLFLQDLVAMLRPQLEAKDVAVQIDCPHHLTLPISPWHFLVLCHRLIGNSLQHAFPDSQALNRPKQLSIGIRYREGLLSLTLRDNGLGIGQARLEKLTHALDSCGNNCGNSSGNCSGKGQGSLIHINQWLKAHFNGRLTVASQSAQFTELVCELHLDKA; translated from the coding sequence ATGAATGGATCACAAGCCCCTATGGTCGCCAATGAGAAAGACGAGGCCGGCTCATTAAACACCCAGTGGAAAAACAGCCTTACCTTTAAATTCACCATAGTCCAATTTGTGGTCGCGGTCCTGATCATCGCCTCAAGCATCTGGTTGATCTTCTCTACCGAGAAGAAACATCACATGGACACCCAACTCTCGCTGAGCCAGAACTACGGCCAGGCGGTCATAGAGCAACTGCAACAGGTCACCTCCAAAATCGAGACACTGGCGAACACCATAGGCATAGTGGGTGAAACCTATCGCGGCCAGGATGAGGTGGTGAAAGAGCTGATCCCTTCCCTGCTGGATATTGGCGAGCGCCATCAGCTGATCGCAGGCGGCGGGATCTGGCCCGAGCCCGGCATGTTCGGTACACAGAAGACGCGCAACAGCTTCTTCTGGGCGCGGGACAAGCATGATGAGTTTCAATACCTGGACAACTACAACAGCGCCGAAGGCCCAGGTTATCATCAGGCCTTCTGGTACCTGCCGGCGAAATATTTCCAAGATGGCCATACCCACTGGTCTAAATCCTATGTCGACCCCTACACCAAGGAGGTGATGATCACCGCCTCTGTGCCCATGCGCGCCAACCACAGCTTCATCGGCGTGGCCACGGTCGACATCGCCCTGCGCGGCCTGGATAAGCGCTTTAATTTTTCCGACCAGAACCCCCTCTCTAAGGGATATATCCTGGCGCTGGACAGCTATAACAATCTGCTGGCGGATCCTTTCGACGAGTCTGATAAGCAGCAGACCGCCATGCTCGGCCAGCCGCTCTCTAGACTTATTCAGCGCTACCCGCAACTCGCCCCCATCGCCAAACGCATAGAGACGATGGATCAGACCTTTAGTCAGCAGATAATGACCAACCCGGCCTATCGCCCGGAACAGCTCGAGAAAGTGCTCGTACAGACGCCTAGAGAGGAGCGAGAGCGCTTAACCACACTCATCAATGCCTCTATCAGGGGAAGCCATGGCAAGACGCCTATAGTAACCCTGGAGCTAAGTAGCGATCCCCTGTTTAACGAGCCCGTGCTGGTGTCTATCCTCACCATGGCCCAGACCCAGTGGAAGATCATCTTGGTAACGCCGCTGTCGAGCCTCGCATCCCAGGCCAACGCCATCGCGCTCAAGATAGGTGCGTTTCTGTTACTCGCGCAGCTTATCGCCCTGCTCATTCTGTTTATCTTCCAGCACAAGCTCTTTATCCGGCCAATCTTTCAGATCGTCTCGGCGCTGCAAAGCGGTAACCTGGGCAGGCTGGAGCTCGATGCCAACAAGCGCCACGACGAGGTTGGCCAACTGGCCAAGGCCTTTATCGCCCGCAGCAATCAGCTGGAGATTGCCTATGCCAGTCTCGATGCCAGCAATCTAGCGCTGGAGCAGCAACTGGCGATGCAACAACTGTCGCAGCAGGAGTTGGAGAACAAGAAGGAGTTGATCAACTCCCTGCTCAACGCCTCGCAAAACCTCATCTGCATCAAGGATACCCATGGCTGTTACTCCTTGGTCAACGACAAGTTTTGCGAGGTGATGGGCATAGAAAGAGCCCGGGTCATCGGCATGCGCGACAGCGACCTCTATCCGGCGCATATTGCCGAGATCATCAATCATCATGACCGCATCATCTTGGGCAGCGATCAAGCCCAGAGCTTTGAGCAGCCAATGCCCACCGTGCATGGTGAACGTATCTACCTGATCACTAAGTACCCAATCAAAGACAAGGATGGCAACATCATCGCCCTGGGTGCCATGGCGGTAGATATCAGCAGCCTCAAGGCCAAACAGGCAGAGCTGGAGCAAACCATCAAGCTACAAGGGGCAAGAAACACAGAGCTAAAACAGGCCTTAGATGCCAAGCCGCAAGCCGTGGTAAAAGAAGGGATAGATCCCAAGGGGCTGGCGCAGCTTAAACAGATAGAGCTGGCCCAGCAGGCTATCTTGCCTCAGGTGGTACATCAGTTACTCCGCCAGGAGCTGCAGGCGCTAGAGCAGATCTTTATCCAGCTGCGTCAGTTAGATGCGGCCGATATCGATGAGCCTCAACTTGCCAAATTTACCGAGGCCCTGACATCCCAGATAGATATCATACGACATGGTCAATCCTTGATCAGCGCCGACATCACAGATGTTCGCGCCACTGTGGCCGACCTCTTCTTGCAAGACCTGGTGGCCATGTTAAGGCCTCAGCTCGAAGCCAAGGACGTAGCGGTGCAGATAGACTGTCCCCATCACCTGACGCTGCCCATCTCACCCTGGCATTTTCTGGTGCTCTGCCACAGATTGATCGGCAACAGCCTGCAACATGCCTTTCCCGACAGTCAGGCGCTCAATCGACCGAAACAGCTGAGCATAGGTATTCGCTATCGAGAAGGCTTGCTCTCCCTGACCCTGAGAGACAACGGCCTGGGGATAGGCCAAGCCCGGCTGGAGAAACTCACTCACGCGCTAGATAGCTGTGGCAATAATTGTGGCAATAGCAGTGGTAATTGTAGCGGTAAAGGACAAGGCTCCCTCATCCATATCAATCAGTGGCTCAAGGCTCACTTCAACGGCAGGCTCACAGTCGCCAGTCAGAGCGCGCAGTTTACCGAGCTAGTATGCGAGTTACATCTCGATAAGGCATAA
- the ihfA gene encoding integration host factor subunit alpha, which yields MALTKAEMAEHLFETLGINKRVAKEMVEAFFEEIRQALENGEQVKLSGFGNFDLRDKNQRPGRNPKTGEDIPISARRVVTFRPGQKLKSRVEEANAGK from the coding sequence ATGGCACTTACCAAAGCCGAAATGGCAGAACATCTTTTTGAAACGCTTGGTATTAACAAGCGAGTTGCGAAAGAGATGGTTGAGGCATTTTTCGAAGAAATTCGTCAAGCCCTCGAGAACGGTGAGCAGGTCAAGTTATCTGGCTTTGGCAACTTTGACCTAAGGGACAAAAATCAAAGACCGGGTCGCAACCCTAAAACAGGCGAGGATATCCCGATTTCTGCTCGCCGCGTGGTGACTTTCCGTCCAGGACAGAAACTTAAGAGTCGTGTTGAAGAGGCTAACGCCGGTAAATAA
- the pheS gene encoding phenylalanine--tRNA ligase subunit alpha, translating into MSELTEIVEQALQAIEGTDDLKALDDLRVDYLGKKGKITDMMKMMGKLSPEEKPAFGQAVNQAKQAVQQKLSERIEGLKAQELEAKLSAESIDVTLPGRRIDNGGLHPVTRTIERIETFFGELGFSVKQGPEIEDDFHNFDALNISEHHPARADHDTFYFNPKLMLRTQTSGVQIRTMETEKPPLRIISPGRVYRNDYDQTHTPMFHQVEGLFVDENVNFAELKGILHDFLRNFFEEDLQVRFRPSYFPFTEPSAEVDVMGKNGKWLEVLGCGMVHPNVLRSVGIDPEKYQGFAFGMGVERLSMLRYGVNDLRSFFENDLRFLKQFK; encoded by the coding sequence ATGTCAGAGTTAACAGAAATCGTAGAACAGGCCTTACAGGCAATCGAAGGGACAGATGATCTGAAAGCCCTCGATGACCTTCGTGTCGATTACCTGGGTAAGAAGGGTAAGATCACCGACATGATGAAGATGATGGGTAAGCTGAGTCCTGAGGAGAAGCCGGCCTTTGGTCAGGCGGTCAACCAGGCGAAGCAAGCGGTGCAGCAAAAGCTGTCCGAGCGTATCGAAGGCTTAAAGGCTCAGGAGCTCGAAGCTAAGCTGAGCGCCGAAAGCATCGACGTGACCCTACCTGGACGTCGCATCGACAATGGTGGCCTGCATCCTGTGACCCGTACCATCGAACGTATCGAAACCTTCTTTGGTGAGCTGGGATTCAGCGTAAAGCAGGGGCCAGAGATCGAGGACGATTTCCATAACTTCGATGCGCTCAACATTTCTGAGCATCATCCGGCACGTGCCGATCACGATACCTTCTACTTTAATCCTAAGCTGATGCTGCGTACCCAAACCTCGGGCGTGCAGATCCGTACCATGGAAACGGAAAAGCCGCCGCTGCGTATCATCTCTCCGGGCCGCGTTTACCGTAACGACTATGACCAGACTCATACGCCTATGTTCCATCAGGTAGAAGGTCTGTTCGTCGATGAAAATGTTAACTTCGCAGAGTTGAAAGGGATCTTGCATGATTTCCTGCGTAACTTCTTCGAAGAAGATCTACAAGTACGCTTCCGTCCCTCTTACTTCCCATTTACAGAGCCTTCAGCCGAAGTGGATGTGATGGGTAAAAACGGCAAGTGGTTAGAAGTCTTGGGTTGCGGCATGGTTCACCCTAATGTCCTGCGCAGCGTTGGCATCGATCCCGAGAAGTACCAAGGTTTCGCCTTCGGTATGGGGGTAGAGCGTCTCTCTATGTTGCGTTATGGGGTTAATGACCTGCGTTCATTCTTCGAAAACGACCTACGTTTTCTTAAGCAATTCAAATAA
- the lpxM gene encoding lauroyl-Kdo(2)-lipid IV(A) myristoyltransferase (LpxM is lauroyl-Kdo(2)-lipid IV(A) myristoyltransferase, an enzyme characterized in Escherichia coli and involved in biosynthesis of the form of lipid A found in that species and some closely related species.), protein MSRKPKYFDRRFRAELLHPKHWPTWFAIGLLVFFGLMPAWLRDPIARLLARLVKKIAKKPLRVARANLETCFPDKSKVEIDKLLDENIENFVLILLAQSELLLRSDANLRRRVQLEGFEHVQRARDAGQPVIFIMPHVWGIEYAGLRLNLELPMVTMAKAHRNKLFDWFNNRMRSSKGGNVYMREAGIRALLSELKNDNSFFYLPDEDLGPEKSVFAPFLGTVKATLPVVGRLASAGNAQVMPVKIGYDQQKRQYLLTVLPPISPEEMQGKENEALALNRAVEQVINAYPEQYMWFLKLLRTRPPGEASIY, encoded by the coding sequence TTGTCTAGAAAACCTAAGTATTTCGATCGCCGCTTTCGCGCCGAGTTATTACACCCTAAGCATTGGCCCACCTGGTTTGCCATAGGGCTGTTGGTGTTTTTCGGCCTGATGCCCGCCTGGCTAAGAGATCCGATAGCGCGCCTGCTAGCGCGTCTGGTGAAGAAGATCGCCAAGAAGCCCCTCAGGGTGGCCAGGGCAAACCTGGAGACCTGTTTCCCGGATAAATCGAAGGTCGAAATCGATAAGCTACTCGATGAGAATATTGAGAATTTCGTGTTGATCCTGTTGGCGCAGTCAGAGCTGTTGCTGCGCTCAGATGCTAATCTGCGTCGCCGGGTCCAGCTTGAAGGCTTCGAGCATGTGCAACGCGCCCGTGATGCAGGTCAGCCGGTGATCTTCATCATGCCCCATGTATGGGGCATAGAATACGCCGGGCTCAGGTTGAACTTGGAGCTGCCCATGGTGACCATGGCCAAGGCCCATCGTAACAAGCTGTTCGATTGGTTCAATAACCGCATGCGCAGCTCCAAGGGCGGCAACGTCTATATGCGCGAGGCGGGTATACGTGCGCTCCTGTCTGAGCTGAAAAACGATAACAGCTTCTTCTATCTGCCAGATGAAGACCTAGGCCCTGAGAAGAGTGTCTTCGCGCCATTTCTAGGCACGGTTAAGGCCACTCTGCCTGTAGTGGGGCGTCTTGCCTCGGCGGGCAACGCCCAGGTGATGCCGGTGAAGATTGGCTATGATCAGCAAAAGCGTCAGTACCTGCTGACGGTACTGCCGCCCATCTCACCCGAGGAGATGCAGGGTAAGGAGAATGAGGCCTTAGCATTAAACCGCGCGGTGGAGCAGGTGATCAACGCCTATCCAGAGCAATATATGTGGTTCCTTAAACTTCTGCGTACCCGCCCGCCGGGCGAAGCGTCTATCTACTAG
- a CDS encoding methyl-accepting chemotaxis protein, protein MREVKFRWIDQYLIHMTLKTKFTILAIIPIITLMGLSYILYGQFNSQIKQSHQQSALADAQKMVELIDLSLKYVPADKADSYQQALIAAGFADTQSSLNAKANHLVQAGGGTLMQKDSLTAYSRASSANLVAKTEVTDLDQVLSSAQSVVIISLVALIFVILLSSYYISTFVGGALYTNVMALKRAADGDLTGRLNFFEVKDEFSILAVSIDTLVERQHQLVSRMTQAISQIRTVVQGFRQTAQEGQTLAAEQRQHLDSLATAMEEMTAAVKEVARNAEQSSNETQEANQQVDAGSKDIAITVEAIGDLANEIGDASTAVNTLNDNAAKIDEVVTTINAISEQTNLLALNAAIEAARAGEQGRGFAVVADEVRTLAGRTQAATVEIKSMIEALQTGSHALTQVMKRTVEKAQEGKQHVLETGEDLKAIAHHSERVYEMSVLIATSAEEQSAVANEIATNLMEIRNQSHDVEQSANQSVSGCDELHATAEQLDQLLVGLKV, encoded by the coding sequence ATGAGAGAAGTAAAGTTTCGATGGATAGATCAGTATCTTATCCATATGACCCTGAAAACCAAATTTACCATTCTGGCCATCATCCCCATCATCACCCTAATGGGGCTTTCCTATATCCTCTATGGGCAATTCAATAGCCAGATTAAGCAGAGTCACCAGCAGAGTGCCTTGGCTGACGCCCAGAAGATGGTGGAGCTTATCGACCTGAGCCTTAAGTACGTGCCAGCCGACAAGGCCGACAGCTATCAGCAGGCGCTAATCGCTGCTGGCTTTGCCGATACCCAATCTTCCCTCAACGCCAAAGCCAACCACCTGGTACAGGCCGGTGGTGGCACCTTAATGCAAAAGGACAGCCTGACAGCCTACAGCCGCGCCTCAAGTGCCAATCTGGTTGCCAAGACAGAGGTGACAGATCTCGACCAGGTACTGAGCTCGGCCCAGAGCGTGGTCATCATCAGCCTGGTGGCACTTATCTTTGTCATCCTGCTAAGCAGCTACTATATCTCCACCTTCGTCGGCGGCGCCCTCTACACCAACGTGATGGCACTTAAACGCGCGGCCGATGGCGATCTCACCGGACGACTGAACTTCTTCGAGGTGAAAGATGAGTTCAGCATCCTGGCGGTGAGCATAGACACACTCGTCGAACGTCAGCATCAGCTGGTGAGCCGCATGACCCAGGCCATCAGCCAGATCCGCACCGTAGTGCAGGGCTTCAGACAAACGGCTCAAGAGGGACAAACCCTTGCCGCCGAGCAGCGTCAACATCTGGATTCACTGGCCACGGCCATGGAGGAGATGACCGCCGCGGTGAAAGAGGTGGCCCGCAACGCAGAGCAATCTTCTAACGAGACCCAGGAGGCCAACCAACAGGTTGATGCGGGCTCGAAAGATATCGCCATCACGGTCGAAGCCATTGGCGATCTTGCCAACGAAATTGGCGACGCCTCGACGGCGGTGAATACTCTGAACGACAACGCCGCCAAGATTGATGAGGTGGTCACCACCATCAACGCCATCTCAGAGCAGACCAACCTATTGGCGCTCAACGCCGCCATCGAAGCAGCCCGCGCCGGTGAGCAGGGTCGCGGCTTTGCCGTGGTCGCCGATGAGGTCAGAACCTTGGCCGGACGCACCCAGGCCGCAACCGTTGAGATCAAATCGATGATCGAGGCCTTGCAGACAGGCTCTCATGCACTCACTCAGGTGATGAAACGCACAGTCGAGAAGGCCCAGGAGGGTAAGCAGCATGTGCTGGAAACCGGCGAAGATCTCAAGGCCATCGCCCACCACAGCGAGCGGGTGTACGAAATGAGCGTACTGATCGCCACCTCGGCCGAGGAGCAATCGGCGGTCGCCAACGAGATCGCCACCAACCTGATGGAGATCCGCAACCAGTCTCACGATGTGGAGCAGTCCGCCAACCAGTCTGTCTCAGGCTGCGACGAGCTGCACGCCACCGCCGAACAGCTGGATCAGCTATTGGTTGGCCTGAAAGTCTAG